A single genomic interval of Nonomuraea rubra harbors:
- a CDS encoding PadR family transcriptional regulator, with translation MSEDTELPSESATIARLRRELARGTTELAVLSVLGARRRYGYELMKVLRETGEGVLRVKEGTLYPLLHRLEDSGHIAATWEAEGRARPRKYYVITPEGRTYLATLRAEWSGLVDGMRQLLDTLGEVRE, from the coding sequence ATGTCCGAGGACACCGAGCTGCCATCGGAATCGGCGACCATCGCCCGCCTGCGGCGCGAGCTCGCCCGCGGCACCACCGAGCTGGCCGTGCTGTCCGTCCTCGGCGCTCGCCGTCGATACGGCTACGAGCTGATGAAAGTGCTGCGGGAAACGGGCGAGGGAGTCCTGCGGGTCAAGGAGGGCACGCTCTACCCGTTGCTGCACCGGCTGGAGGACTCCGGCCACATCGCCGCGACCTGGGAAGCGGAAGGGCGGGCCAGGCCGCGCAAGTACTACGTCATCACGCCGGAGGGTCGCACGTACCTCGCCACGCTGCGCGCCGAGTGGAGCGGCCTGGTCGACGGCATGCGACAGCTCCTCGACACACTCGGTGAGGTGCGGGAATGA
- the cynS gene encoding cyanase — translation MVTKQQAAEAVRHAKAVTGVTWEQLAEAIGRPLVWTTAALLGQHPMSKDEAATAAALLELGDDVALAFQLQPTRGGLESAVPVDPTIYRLYEIVQVYGPAIKELIHEQCGDGIMSAINFRLDVKRVPDPAGDRVVITLDGKYLPYQW, via the coding sequence ATGGTTACCAAGCAACAAGCGGCAGAGGCCGTCCGCCACGCCAAGGCGGTCACCGGCGTCACCTGGGAACAGCTCGCCGAGGCCATCGGCCGCCCCCTGGTGTGGACGACGGCGGCCCTGCTCGGCCAGCATCCGATGAGCAAGGACGAGGCGGCGACGGCTGCGGCCCTGCTCGAACTCGGCGACGACGTCGCGCTCGCCTTCCAGCTCCAGCCCACGCGTGGCGGGCTGGAGTCCGCCGTCCCGGTCGATCCGACCATCTACCGGCTGTACGAGATCGTCCAGGTCTACGGGCCGGCCATCAAGGAGCTGATCCACGAGCAGTGCGGGGACGGCATCATGAGCGCCATCAACTTCCGGCTGGACGTCAAGCGGGTGCCCGACCCGGCGGGCGACCGGGTCGTCATCACCCTCGACGGGAAGTACCTGCCCTATCAGTGGTGA
- a CDS encoding VOC family protein codes for MAIQRMDNVLIVVDDLDAVIAFFVELGMELEGKGPLEGERWAERVIGLDDVRQDVAMLRTPDGHGRVELAKFHRPEAISTEPKDAPVNTLGIRRIMFAVDDIEDVVARLRAHGAELVGELEQYQDSYRLCYVRGPEGLIVGLAEQLG; via the coding sequence ATGGCGATTCAGCGCATGGACAACGTCCTCATCGTGGTCGACGACCTGGACGCCGTCATCGCGTTCTTCGTCGAACTCGGCATGGAGCTGGAGGGCAAGGGCCCGCTGGAGGGCGAACGCTGGGCGGAGCGCGTCATCGGGCTCGACGACGTCCGGCAGGACGTCGCCATGCTGCGGACCCCCGACGGACACGGCCGGGTGGAGCTGGCGAAGTTCCACCGGCCGGAGGCGATCAGCACGGAGCCGAAGGACGCGCCGGTGAACACGCTGGGCATTCGCCGCATCATGTTCGCGGTGGACGACATCGAGGACGTCGTCGCCCGCCTGCGCGCCCATGGCGCCGAACTCGTCGGCGAGCTGGAGCAGTACCAGGACAGCTACCGGCTCTGTTACGTCCGCGGCCCCGAAGGCCTCATCGTCGGGCTGGCGGAGCAGCTCGGGTAG
- a CDS encoding dihydrofolate reductase family protein: MGKVVIHNQITVNGAFEAPTPEDWLELDADSGDAGLEQLILADALLLGRKTYEGLAAVWPHLGEDPSMGHYAERINGMPKYVASRTLAGSLGWNATLIEGDVVQAVPALKEKHRGNLIVSGCGELAHTLARHGLADEFWFWVNPHLWPAGPRILDGAGPIRLQLVAATPYRSGVVWLRYRPAAG; encoded by the coding sequence ATGGGAAAGGTCGTCATCCACAACCAGATCACCGTCAACGGCGCCTTCGAGGCGCCCACCCCCGAGGATTGGCTGGAGCTCGACGCCGACAGCGGTGACGCGGGCCTCGAGCAGCTGATCCTGGCCGACGCGCTGCTGCTCGGCCGCAAGACCTACGAAGGGCTGGCCGCCGTCTGGCCGCACCTCGGCGAGGACCCGTCGATGGGGCACTACGCGGAGCGGATCAACGGCATGCCCAAGTACGTCGCCTCGCGCACGCTCGCCGGATCGCTGGGCTGGAACGCCACCCTCATCGAGGGCGATGTCGTCCAGGCCGTCCCGGCCCTGAAGGAGAAGCACCGGGGCAACCTGATCGTCTCCGGATGCGGGGAGCTGGCGCACACCCTCGCCCGGCACGGTCTGGCCGACGAGTTCTGGTTCTGGGTGAACCCGCACCTCTGGCCGGCCGGGCCGCGGATCCTCGACGGTGCCGGTCCCATCCGGCTGCAGCTGGTAGCGGCCACGCCGTACCGGTCCGGGGTCGTCTGGCTGCGCTACCGGCCGGCCGCGGGCTGA
- a CDS encoding maleylpyruvate isomerase family mycothiol-dependent enzyme: MDTSAYVKAVVEQTRTLAEWVDGKDATAPVPTCPKWTLADLVDHVGGTQRMVAMLVGERMSEPSRAYAGYVPGPADSGQWRDWLAEGAAEAKRAFDSADDDTPVWDPSGGAAGVPFWSRRLFGEVCVHRADAAAALGLRYELAPELAVAATEDWLATMTSRGYWENRPDFAAAMRGNGQTLHFHATDAPGEWVARREPDRVVLERAHTKADVAVRGPAAELLLVLSRRRPLGAASALEVLGDRALFQLWIEHMDWVTD; encoded by the coding sequence ATGGACACATCCGCGTACGTGAAGGCCGTGGTCGAACAGACGCGCACGCTCGCCGAGTGGGTGGACGGCAAGGACGCGACGGCGCCCGTGCCGACCTGCCCGAAGTGGACGCTGGCCGATCTCGTCGACCACGTCGGCGGGACCCAGCGCATGGTGGCCATGCTCGTGGGTGAGCGGATGAGCGAGCCGAGCAGGGCGTACGCCGGTTACGTCCCCGGACCGGCCGATTCGGGGCAGTGGCGCGACTGGCTGGCCGAGGGCGCGGCCGAGGCGAAGCGGGCGTTCGACTCGGCCGACGACGACACGCCGGTGTGGGATCCGTCCGGCGGCGCCGCGGGCGTGCCGTTCTGGTCACGCCGGCTGTTCGGCGAGGTCTGCGTGCACCGGGCGGACGCGGCCGCGGCGCTCGGACTGCGGTACGAGCTGGCGCCGGAGCTCGCCGTCGCGGCCACCGAGGACTGGCTGGCGACGATGACCTCCCGCGGCTACTGGGAGAACAGGCCCGACTTCGCCGCCGCGATGCGCGGCAACGGCCAGACCCTGCACTTCCACGCGACCGACGCGCCCGGGGAGTGGGTGGCACGCCGGGAACCGGACCGGGTCGTCCTGGAACGCGCGCACACCAAGGCGGACGTCGCGGTACGCGGGCCGGCCGCCGAACTGCTGCTGGTGCTCAGCAGGCGCCGGCCGCTGGGTGCGGCCTCCGCGCTGGAAGTGCTGGGGGACCGGGCGCTGTTCCAGCTCTGGATCGAGCACATGGACTGGGTCACCGACTGA
- a CDS encoding WD40 repeat domain-containing protein, with protein MWNLNTGKYIGKPWWGHHSGVTDIEVTHRADGTPVFVTGTTDSRVRIWNLDTRKPVGKPLNTCFNCTVYGLAIAERGDGQRVVISAVARNFPLDDGSPPATLRIWNLEPGRPLGEPLTPEGDAYHVAVAATTDGDGTPVMVSGGDDRNVVVRGLDTGLPLGGPFTGHTGTISALAVGTREDGTPVVVSGSLDATIRMWSLA; from the coding sequence ATGTGGAACCTGAACACCGGCAAGTACATCGGCAAGCCCTGGTGGGGTCACCATTCCGGTGTCACGGACATCGAGGTCACCCATCGCGCCGATGGAACGCCCGTCTTCGTGACCGGCACCACCGACTCAAGGGTGCGGATCTGGAACCTCGACACGCGTAAACCCGTCGGCAAACCGCTCAACACCTGCTTCAACTGCACGGTCTACGGGCTGGCGATCGCGGAGCGCGGCGATGGGCAGCGTGTCGTGATCTCGGCAGTGGCTCGGAATTTCCCTCTGGACGACGGAAGCCCACCAGCGACGCTGCGCATCTGGAACCTGGAGCCGGGCCGGCCCCTCGGGGAGCCGCTGACGCCTGAAGGAGACGCCTACCATGTCGCCGTCGCGGCGACCACTGACGGCGACGGCACACCGGTCATGGTCTCAGGTGGCGACGACCGCAACGTGGTGGTGCGCGGCCTCGACACCGGCCTGCCCCTTGGCGGCCCCTTCACCGGTCACACCGGCACCATCAGCGCCCTGGCCGTGGGCACACGCGAGGACGGCA
- a CDS encoding RDD family protein — translation MSNEQEIIDDYAERVGRHLLGSSRDKAKAELGAHLSDAAEAGELEHSLSRLGTPREAAATFAGLASAPPAPMDVRLVAVVIDNLPLVGVTLTLLVRGIARIAELGSGFSLAFPPFVYVKIGEGCVAVGPTQCDVYGYAGLLYTVGVPLALLWSIVGLGLVEAWTGTSPGKRLMGLCVVTETGLRIHPVTGIVRRLSLMLGPIAWLDWIPVAWGDRRRVLDHLTGSKVVRAER, via the coding sequence ATGAGCAACGAGCAAGAGATCATCGACGATTACGCGGAGCGGGTCGGGCGCCATCTGCTGGGCTCGTCCCGGGACAAGGCGAAGGCGGAGCTCGGCGCGCATCTGTCCGACGCGGCCGAGGCGGGCGAGCTGGAGCACTCCCTGAGCCGGCTCGGCACGCCGAGAGAGGCGGCGGCCACGTTCGCCGGCTTAGCGTCGGCGCCGCCCGCTCCCATGGACGTGCGGCTGGTCGCCGTCGTGATCGACAACCTGCCGCTCGTCGGCGTCACGCTCACGCTGCTGGTGCGGGGCATCGCCCGGATCGCCGAGCTGGGCAGCGGCTTCTCGCTGGCGTTCCCGCCCTTCGTGTACGTCAAGATCGGTGAGGGGTGCGTGGCCGTCGGGCCCACGCAATGCGACGTCTACGGCTACGCCGGGCTCCTCTACACCGTGGGCGTGCCGCTGGCCCTGCTCTGGTCGATCGTCGGCCTGGGGCTGGTGGAGGCCTGGACCGGCACGAGCCCGGGCAAGCGCCTGATGGGACTGTGCGTCGTGACCGAGACCGGGCTGCGCATCCACCCGGTCACCGGCATCGTCCGGCGGCTCAGCCTGATGCTGGGACCGATCGCCTGGCTGGACTGGATACCCGTCGCGTGGGGCGACCGGCGCCGGGTGCTCGACCACCTGACCGGCAGCAAGGTCGTGCGGGCGGAGCGGTAG
- a CDS encoding LysR family transcriptional regulator, giving the protein MLLRQLEYLVALARERHFARAAAACHVSQPSLSAAIRKLERELDVPLVRRGQRFAGLTPEGERVVLWAHRILADAEALRQDLSRMREGLSGTLRMGAIPTALTAASLLTTPFCERYPHVRVMLTSLSSREIARQLADFEIDMAMTYLDDDAEEDFGEVRTTPLYQEHYLLLTPADGELADRRVARWAEVAALPLCLLTPEMRNRRILDANFRHAGAVAVPAIETDTVSALFAHVATHRWSSVIAHAWLHMFGVPEGMRVVRLERPAREPRVGLVLPGAGPEPVMARAVLDLARELDLHEVFHRLASEHLS; this is encoded by the coding sequence GTGCTGTTGCGCCAGTTGGAGTACCTCGTCGCCCTGGCCCGTGAGCGCCACTTCGCCCGTGCGGCCGCGGCCTGCCACGTCTCTCAGCCGTCGCTCTCGGCGGCCATCCGCAAGCTGGAACGCGAGCTGGACGTGCCGCTCGTCCGGCGCGGGCAGCGCTTCGCCGGGCTGACCCCGGAGGGCGAGCGGGTGGTGCTGTGGGCGCACCGCATCCTGGCCGACGCCGAGGCGCTGCGCCAGGACCTGTCCCGGATGCGCGAGGGGCTGTCGGGCACGCTGCGCATGGGGGCGATCCCGACCGCGCTGACCGCCGCCTCGCTGCTGACCACGCCGTTCTGCGAGCGGTACCCGCACGTACGGGTGATGCTCACGTCCCTGTCGTCCCGGGAGATCGCGCGCCAGCTCGCCGACTTCGAGATCGACATGGCGATGACCTACCTGGACGACGACGCGGAGGAGGACTTCGGCGAGGTGCGCACCACCCCGCTGTACCAGGAGCACTACCTGCTGCTCACCCCCGCCGACGGTGAGCTGGCCGACCGGCGGGTGGCGCGCTGGGCCGAGGTCGCCGCGCTGCCGTTGTGCCTGCTGACGCCCGAGATGCGCAATCGCCGCATCCTGGACGCCAACTTCCGTCACGCCGGGGCGGTGGCCGTGCCGGCCATCGAGACCGACACCGTCTCCGCGCTGTTCGCGCACGTGGCCACGCACCGCTGGTCGAGCGTGATCGCGCACGCCTGGCTGCACATGTTCGGCGTCCCTGAAGGCATGCGGGTGGTCAGGCTGGAGCGGCCGGCCCGCGAGCCGCGGGTCGGGCTCGTGCTGCCCGGCGCGGGGCCGGAGCCCGTGATGGCCAGGGCCGTGCTGGACCTCGCCCGCGAGCTCGACCTGCACGAGGTCTTCCACCGGCTCGCCAGCGAGCACCTGTCATAG
- a CDS encoding amidohydrolase, which translates to MQLDALFTNGRFTTLDPRRPTAHTVGVFAGRIAGVDEEVAHCTARQVHDLGGAPAVPGFNDAHQHLSLRGRRLLELDLRAEAAPTLDALYAAVAKRAAELEPGAWIHGSGYDQNKLGAHPAAEALDAVAGGRPVWLEHVSCHMGVANTAAFELAGYPGGLGVPDVDGGHVERDAAGRATGLLQERAQPLVTGTFRPLPVETIVAGIAAANTVAVSEGLTSFTEPGIAAVGDIGHGPVDLHAFHLAVERGLLNVRATVMPYLTVLHDLGVFEPGNTWFGLDLGLRSGFGDDRLKVGATKVATDGSLIGRSAHMCTGYHDEPDNSGFPLFDPDELRHMIVEAHRCGWQVAAHAIGDAAIGLALDAFAAAQAAHPRRDPRHRIEHFAVATGTQVERLAALGAIAVPQGRFLTEIGDGMIAALGPERSERCYRMRSLLDAGVVLPGSSDAPVAHGSPLLNIHDMVNRRTASGAPLAPGEALTPEQALRAYTIGSAYAEHAEDRKGTLARGMLADFAVLSDDLLTVAPDRIATLSVGATVIGGDVVHDDGALA; encoded by the coding sequence GTGCAACTCGACGCTCTGTTCACCAACGGCCGCTTCACCACCCTCGACCCGCGCCGCCCCACGGCGCACACCGTCGGCGTCTTCGCCGGGCGCATCGCCGGCGTGGACGAGGAGGTCGCGCACTGCACCGCGCGGCAGGTCCACGACCTGGGCGGAGCGCCCGCCGTACCGGGGTTCAACGACGCCCACCAGCACCTCAGCCTGCGCGGCAGGCGGCTCCTGGAGCTGGACCTGCGCGCCGAGGCCGCCCCCACCCTGGACGCCCTCTACGCGGCCGTGGCGAAACGCGCCGCGGAGCTGGAGCCGGGCGCCTGGATCCACGGCTCCGGCTACGACCAGAACAAGCTGGGCGCCCACCCGGCGGCCGAGGCCCTGGACGCGGTCGCGGGCGGCCGGCCGGTCTGGCTCGAACACGTCTCCTGCCACATGGGCGTGGCCAACACCGCGGCCTTCGAGCTGGCCGGCTACCCCGGCGGCCTGGGCGTGCCGGACGTGGACGGCGGCCACGTCGAGCGCGACGCAGCCGGCCGGGCCACCGGGCTGCTCCAGGAACGGGCCCAGCCCCTGGTCACGGGGACCTTCCGGCCTCTGCCCGTCGAGACGATCGTCGCCGGGATCGCCGCCGCCAACACCGTGGCCGTTTCGGAGGGCCTGACCAGCTTCACCGAGCCCGGCATCGCCGCCGTCGGCGACATCGGGCACGGCCCGGTCGACCTGCACGCCTTCCACCTGGCGGTCGAGCGCGGCCTGCTGAACGTCAGGGCCACGGTCATGCCGTACCTCACGGTCCTGCACGACCTCGGCGTGTTCGAGCCCGGGAACACCTGGTTCGGGCTCGACCTGGGGCTGCGCAGCGGGTTCGGCGACGACCGGCTGAAGGTCGGCGCCACCAAGGTCGCCACCGACGGCTCCCTGATCGGACGCTCGGCCCACATGTGCACCGGCTACCACGACGAGCCGGACAACTCCGGCTTCCCGCTGTTCGACCCGGACGAGCTACGGCACATGATCGTCGAAGCGCACCGCTGCGGCTGGCAGGTCGCCGCGCACGCCATCGGCGACGCCGCCATCGGCCTCGCGCTCGACGCCTTCGCCGCCGCCCAGGCCGCCCACCCGCGCCGCGACCCCCGCCACCGCATCGAGCACTTCGCCGTCGCCACCGGTACCCAGGTGGAACGGCTGGCCGCGCTCGGCGCCATCGCCGTCCCTCAGGGACGTTTCCTGACGGAGATCGGCGACGGCATGATCGCCGCGCTCGGCCCTGAGCGGAGCGAACGCTGCTACCGCATGCGCAGCCTCCTCGACGCCGGGGTCGTCCTGCCGGGCAGCAGCGACGCGCCCGTGGCGCACGGCAGCCCGCTGCTGAACATCCACGACATGGTCAACCGGCGCACCGCCTCCGGCGCGCCGCTCGCCCCTGGCGAAGCCCTCACCCCCGAGCAGGCGCTGCGCGCCTACACGATCGGCTCCGCGTACGCCGAGCACGCCGAGGACCGCAAGGGGACGCTGGCCCGCGGCATGCTGGCCGACTTCGCCGTGCTGTCCGACGACCTGCTCACGGTCGCGCCCGACCGCATCGCCACCCTGTCGGTCGGCGCCACCGTCATCGGCGGTGACGTCGTCCACGACGACGGCGCGCTCGCCTGA
- a CDS encoding NAD-dependent formate dehydrogenase, with amino-acid sequence MAKVLCVLYDDPIDGYPTSYARDGLPELAGYPGGQTLPSPKGIGFTPGHLLGSVSGELGLRRFLEDRGHTLVVTSDKDGDDSAFDRELADADVVISQPFWPAYLTAERIARAPRLKLAVTAGIGSDHVDLDAAIARGITVAEVTYCNSISVAEHVVMMILSLVRNYLPSHRTVLEGGWRIADCVARSYDVEGMHVGTVAAGRIGLAVLRRLKPFDVHLHYTDRHRLPREVEEELGLTFHPDAAAMVPHCDVVTINAPLHPETEGLFGDELLATMKRGAYLINTARARIADRDAIVRALGSGQLAGYAGDVWYPQPAPAGHPWRTMPYHGMTPHISGSSLSAQARYAAGTREILEAWLDGTPIREEYLIVEGGALAGTGAHSYSTRT; translated from the coding sequence ATGGCCAAGGTGTTGTGCGTGCTGTACGACGACCCGATCGACGGATACCCCACCTCCTACGCGCGCGACGGCCTGCCCGAGCTGGCCGGCTACCCCGGCGGGCAGACGCTGCCCAGCCCCAAGGGCATCGGCTTCACCCCCGGCCACCTGCTCGGCAGCGTCTCCGGCGAGCTGGGGCTGCGCCGCTTCCTGGAGGACCGTGGGCACACCCTCGTGGTCACCTCCGACAAGGACGGGGACGACTCGGCGTTCGATCGCGAGCTGGCCGACGCCGACGTGGTGATCTCGCAGCCGTTCTGGCCCGCGTACCTGACCGCCGAGCGCATCGCCCGCGCCCCCAGGCTGAAGCTGGCCGTCACCGCCGGCATCGGCTCCGACCACGTCGACCTGGACGCCGCCATCGCCCGCGGCATCACCGTCGCCGAGGTCACCTACTGCAACAGCATCAGCGTCGCCGAGCACGTCGTGATGATGATCCTCTCGCTGGTCCGCAACTACCTGCCGTCCCACCGGACGGTGCTGGAGGGCGGCTGGAGGATCGCCGACTGCGTCGCCCGCTCCTACGACGTGGAGGGCATGCACGTCGGGACGGTCGCGGCCGGCCGCATCGGCCTGGCGGTGCTGCGCCGGCTCAAGCCGTTCGACGTGCACCTGCACTACACCGACCGGCATCGGCTGCCGCGCGAGGTCGAGGAGGAGCTGGGGCTCACCTTCCACCCGGACGCCGCCGCGATGGTGCCGCACTGTGACGTGGTGACGATCAACGCGCCGCTGCACCCGGAGACCGAGGGGCTGTTCGGGGACGAGCTGCTCGCCACGATGAAGCGCGGCGCGTACCTGATCAACACCGCCCGCGCCAGGATCGCCGACCGGGACGCGATCGTCCGCGCCCTGGGCAGCGGGCAGCTCGCCGGGTACGCGGGCGACGTGTGGTACCCGCAGCCCGCACCGGCCGGCCATCCCTGGCGGACGATGCCGTACCACGGCATGACCCCGCACATCTCCGGCTCCTCGCTGTCGGCGCAGGCCCGCTACGCCGCCGGCACCCGCGAGATCCTCGAAGCCTGGCTGGACGGGACGCCGATCCGCGAGGAGTACCTGATCGTCGAGGGCGGGGCCCTGGCCGGCACCGGCGCCCACTCCTACTCCACCCGCACCTGA
- a CDS encoding AAA family ATPase gives MIVGRSAEQSRINRLVAEAKGGRSRSLVLRGEAGIGKTALLDYAESVAGGMRVLRVVGIESEAEVAYAALQLMFMRDLHLLDTLPGAQAEALRAAFGASSAPVERMLPGAAALSLLSELAGERPLLCLLDDAQWFDRSSIEALLFAVRRLHADPVATIFAARDGDPGFPAPGVESLTLPRLGAADAARLATAGAALPGEVVDRILAESGGNPLAIVELAAHAGAAPAVPAPVAPLPAAGRLDEHFRRQVRALGEPAMTVLLLAAADHGSALSTLMAAAAEFGGDAGDFEPAERSRLVHVSADGVVFRHPLIRAAAYQEAPFARRVAAHRALARVLTDPREADRRAWHLAAAAGGPDDAVADGLEQVAQRATGRGAVAAAACALARAAQLTGAPAVRGRRLVAAARAAYDAGQLDRAAELADAGAELAEAPGEVAQAGWIRAQVAYERASPGEAVRLALEAAAPVLTTEPDLAVSILTEATWCARDTADPALLYRCADQLRSIPRSTLPTDGPTDGPTDGLVGGLVGFADLLCGDTAAAVEPMRAAFLAARDSDGRATLQRLNAAFMGLLIGEDEPAVAMLDAHVAEVRSRGELGWLPYTQEPLALAQLATGRIRDADSNVTEAMALAGELGQELEVVVLSATAAWLAAVRGDSAGAERHAAGVLDDPRRHGMAAAQATWALGLVDLMGGDPRRALDRLEAACEGPPGRDLMVRAIPDQLEAAVRAGDTTRARRFLPGLADWAAYTGSPVASALLLRCQALLGDEPAADQRFEESLAAGSCGPYDQARTRLVFGEWLRRHRRRIAAKEQLLEAYRTFDRIGAHGWLPRVRAELTALGETAPGEAGSAGGLTPQELQVVRRAAQGLSNREIAAELFLSPRTVGHHLYKAYPKLGVRRRAELGQLDL, from the coding sequence GTGATAGTCGGACGCTCCGCCGAGCAGTCGCGGATCAATCGCCTGGTGGCCGAGGCGAAGGGCGGTCGCAGCCGGTCGCTGGTGCTGCGCGGGGAGGCCGGGATCGGCAAGACGGCGCTGCTCGACTACGCGGAGAGTGTCGCCGGCGGCATGCGGGTGCTCCGGGTGGTGGGGATCGAGTCCGAGGCCGAGGTGGCGTACGCCGCGCTCCAGCTGATGTTCATGCGCGACCTCCACCTGCTGGACACGCTGCCCGGCGCGCAGGCGGAGGCGCTCAGGGCCGCGTTCGGGGCGAGCAGCGCCCCGGTCGAGCGGATGCTGCCGGGCGCGGCGGCGCTGTCGCTGCTCTCCGAGCTCGCCGGCGAGCGGCCGCTGCTGTGCCTGCTCGACGATGCCCAGTGGTTCGACCGGTCGTCGATCGAGGCGCTACTGTTCGCGGTGCGCCGCCTGCACGCCGACCCGGTCGCCACCATCTTCGCCGCCCGGGACGGGGACCCCGGCTTCCCCGCGCCCGGGGTGGAGAGCCTCACGCTGCCGAGGCTGGGTGCCGCCGACGCCGCCAGGCTCGCCACGGCCGGAGCGGCGCTGCCGGGCGAGGTCGTCGACCGGATTCTCGCCGAGTCCGGGGGCAATCCGCTCGCCATCGTCGAGCTGGCCGCCCATGCGGGCGCGGCGCCCGCGGTCCCCGCGCCCGTCGCGCCGCTGCCGGCCGCCGGACGGCTCGACGAGCACTTCCGCCGGCAGGTGCGGGCACTCGGCGAGCCGGCCATGACGGTCCTGCTCCTGGCCGCGGCCGACCACGGCTCCGCCCTGTCGACCCTCATGGCCGCCGCCGCGGAGTTCGGGGGCGACGCGGGCGACTTCGAGCCGGCCGAACGGAGCCGGCTCGTCCACGTGAGCGCCGACGGCGTCGTCTTCCGGCATCCCCTGATCAGGGCCGCGGCGTACCAGGAGGCGCCCTTCGCCCGCCGGGTCGCCGCGCACCGGGCCCTCGCCCGGGTGCTGACCGATCCCCGCGAGGCCGACCGGCGCGCCTGGCACCTGGCGGCCGCCGCCGGCGGGCCGGACGACGCGGTCGCGGACGGTCTGGAGCAGGTCGCCCAGCGGGCGACGGGACGCGGCGCGGTGGCGGCCGCGGCCTGCGCCCTCGCCCGGGCGGCCCAGCTGACCGGCGCACCGGCCGTCCGCGGCAGGCGGCTGGTCGCCGCCGCGCGGGCGGCGTACGACGCCGGGCAGCTCGACCGGGCCGCCGAGCTGGCGGACGCGGGCGCCGAGCTGGCCGAGGCGCCCGGCGAGGTGGCGCAGGCCGGCTGGATCCGCGCGCAGGTGGCCTACGAGCGTGCGTCGCCGGGCGAGGCGGTCCGGCTCGCTCTGGAGGCCGCGGCCCCGGTGCTCACGACCGAGCCGGACCTCGCCGTCTCGATCCTGACCGAGGCCACCTGGTGCGCGCGCGACACGGCCGACCCCGCACTGCTGTACCGCTGCGCGGACCAGCTCCGATCTATCCCGCGGAGCACCCTGCCGACCGACGGGCCGACCGACGGGCCGACCGACGGGCTGGTCGGCGGGCTGGTCGGCTTCGCGGACCTGCTGTGCGGCGACACCGCGGCGGCGGTCGAGCCGATGCGCGCCGCGTTCCTCGCCGCCAGGGACAGCGACGGGAGAGCCACCCTGCAGCGGTTGAACGCCGCGTTCATGGGTCTGCTGATCGGCGAGGACGAGCCGGCCGTGGCGATGCTCGACGCCCACGTCGCCGAGGTGCGCAGCCGCGGAGAGCTGGGCTGGCTGCCCTACACCCAGGAGCCCCTGGCACTCGCGCAGCTCGCGACCGGCAGGATCCGCGACGCCGACAGCAACGTCACGGAGGCGATGGCACTGGCCGGGGAGCTGGGTCAGGAGCTCGAAGTGGTCGTCCTGTCCGCGACGGCGGCCTGGCTCGCCGCGGTCCGGGGCGACAGCGCCGGCGCCGAGCGGCACGCGGCAGGCGTCCTGGACGATCCGCGGCGGCACGGCATGGCGGCCGCGCAGGCCACCTGGGCACTCGGGCTGGTCGACCTCATGGGTGGCGACCCGCGGCGCGCGCTCGATCGGCTGGAGGCCGCCTGCGAGGGCCCGCCCGGCCGCGACCTCATGGTCCGCGCGATCCCCGACCAGCTGGAGGCGGCGGTGCGGGCCGGGGACACCACCCGGGCCCGCCGGTTCCTGCCGGGGCTCGCCGACTGGGCGGCGTACACCGGGAGCCCGGTGGCCTCCGCCCTCCTGCTGCGCTGCCAGGCGCTCCTCGGCGACGAACCGGCCGCGGACCAGCGGTTCGAGGAGTCCCTGGCGGCCGGGAGCTGCGGCCCCTACGATCAGGCCCGGACCCGGCTGGTGTTCGGCGAGTGGCTTCGCCGGCACCGGCGGCGCATCGCGGCCAAGGAGCAACTCCTGGAGGCGTACCGGACGTTCGACCGGATCGGCGCCCATGGCTGGCTGCCGCGCGTACGCGCCGAGCTGACCGCGCTCGGCGAGACCGCTCCGGGAGAGGCCGGGAGCGCCGGCGGGCTCACCCCGCAGGAGCTGCAGGTCGTGCGGCGCGCCGCCCAGGGCCTGAGCAACCGGGAGATCGCCGCCGAGCTGTTCCTCAGCCCGCGCACGGTCGGCCACCACCTCTACAAGGCCTATCCGAAACTGGGCGTCAGGCGACGGGCCGAGCTGGGGCAGCTCGACTTATGA